The proteins below are encoded in one region of Hordeum vulgare subsp. vulgare chromosome 3H, MorexV3_pseudomolecules_assembly, whole genome shotgun sequence:
- the LOC123440867 gene encoding chitinase CLP-like, which translates to MARVLLALAASLVALAWPASCQRLPVVAPVTKDPATSLYTLPFHDGANLVVDIAGPLVWSTCQRGHLPAELPCKSPTCRLANSYHDWHDDDKACTAYPYNPVTGACAAGSLVHARFVANTTDGRNPVSQVNVRALAACAPRKLLASLPGGSTGVAGLAGSGLALPAQLASTQNVAKKFLLCLPRGGTDGDGVAIFGGGPLHFWADPWTDYTQSMDYTPLLSKQGQGSPAHYISVKSISMENSRVPVSERVLATGGVMLSTRQPYALLRRDVYRPFVDAFVKALAAQAAPGGSVARAARPVAPFELCYDAQTLGNTRFGYWVPSVTLALDGGRDWRMTGVNSMVDVEPGTACLAFVEMKGVRAGDGGAPAVIVGGVQMENIWMEFDMEKKRLGLRSMPYYMQCSHFNFTPSA; encoded by the exons ATGGCACGAGTCCTCCTTGCTCTGGCCGCCTCGCTCGTCGCCCTGGCGTGGCCGGCGTCGTGCCAACGCCTTCCGGTGGTCGCTCCGGTCACCAAGGATCCTGCCACCTCCCTCTACACCCTCCCCTTCCACGACGGCGCCAATCTCGTCGTAGACATCGCCGGCCCCCTCGTCTGGTCCACGTGCCAGCGCGGCCACCTGCCGGCGGAGCTCCCGTGCAAGAGCCCGACCTGCCGCCTCGCCAACTCCTACCACGATTGGCACGACGACGACAAGGCGTGCACGGCATACCCGTACAACCCGGTCACCGGCGCGTGCGCTGCCGGGAGCCTCGTCCACGCGAGGTTTGTCGCCAACACCACCGACGGGAGGAACCCGGTGAGCCAGGTGAACGTGAGGGCCCTGGCGGCGTGCGCGCCGAGGAAGCTCCTGGCGTCGCTGCCCGGGGGCTCCACGGGCGTGGCAGGGCTCGCGGGCTCCGGCCTGGCGCTTCCGGCGCAGCTGGCGTCCACGCAGAATGTCGCCAAGAAGTTCCTCCTCTGCCTCCCCCGAGGCGGCACCGACGGCGACGGCGTGGCTATCTTCGGCGGCGGCCCGCTTCACTTCTGGGCGGACCCATGGACGGACTACACGCAGTCAATGGACTACACCCCGCTCCTGTCCAAGCAGGGGCAGGGCAGCCCCGCGCACTACATCTCGgtcaagtccatcagcatggaaaaCAGCCGCGTCCCCGTCTCCGAGCGCGTGCTCGCCACCGGCGGCGTGATGCTCAGCACGAGGCAGCCCTACGCATTGCTCCGCCGCGACGTGTACCGCCCGTTCGTCGACGCGTTCGTCAAGGCCCTGGCGGCGCAGGCTGCGCCGGGAGGGTCCGTGGCGCGCGCGGCGAGGCCTGTGGCGCCGTTCGAGCTGTGCTACGACGCGCAGACGCTGGGCAACACGAGGTTCGGGTACTGGGTGCCGAGCGTCACGCTGGCGCTCGACGGCGGGAGGGACTGGAGGATGACCGGGGTGAACTCGATGGTGGACGTCGAGCCGGGGACGGCGTGCCTTGCCTTCGTGGAGATGAAGGGGGTGAGGGCCGGCGACGGTGGGGCGCCCGCGGTGATCGTCGGAGGGGTTCAGATGGAGAACATC TGGATGGAGTTCGACATGGAGAAGAAGCGGCTCGGGTTGCGCTCGATGCCGTACTATATGCAGTGCAGCCACTTCAATTTCACTCCAAGCGCCTAG